The DNA window CACGTTCAGGCCCACGTCGATGATGACAGTCTGGCCCTCGCGCGTGACCTTCAGGGCGCGGGGACGGCGGGCGCCGCCCTGCTGGCGCAGCACCTCGCCCACCTTGAGGGACGCGTGCGCGACCTCGATCCCCTCGATACCCTCCAGCGTCGTGGCGGCGATGTCCGTCAGGACACTCTTGCTGATCTCTACGTCCATTGCTCTTCGCCTCCGGGCGGGCCGTGTTCGGAGACGGCCCGGCAGTCGGGCACAGTGTAGCGGGGTGGGGCGCCGTTCGCAGTGTGGGGACGCCGTGCGGGATTGGGAGGGTGGGCTCCCCTTCCTACACTCCCCTTTCCTCCAGCAGCGCCGCGAGTCCCGCCTCGTCCAGCACCGGAATCCCCAGCTCGCGGGCGCGGTCGAGCTTGCTGCCCGCCTCCTCGCCCGCGACGAGATAGCTGGTCTTTTTGGTCACGCTGCCGGTGACCCGCCCTCCGGCCGCTTCCAACTGCGCCTTGACCTCCTCGCGGGGGCGGGAGAGGGTGCCGGTCAGGACGAAGCTCAGGCCCGCCAGCGCGTCGCCGCGCGGGGCCGTCTCCTCCACCGGGTTCAGGCCGCGCCCCCGCAGGCGGCGAATCAGGCCCCGCATGTTCTCGTCGGCCAGGGCGGCAGTCACGCTCTGGGCCAGAATGCCGCCCATTCCGGGGACGGCCTCGATCTGCTCGGGCGTGGCGGCGAGCAGCGCGTCGAGGGTGCCGAAGGCGCGGGCGAGGGCCTGCGCGTTGCGCTCCCCCACGTGGCTGATCCCCAGCGCGTTGATCAGGCGCCACAGGGGCCGAGTCTTGCTCGCCTCCAGTTGCGCGAGGATGTTCGACGCCTTCTTCTCGCCGCTGCGCTCCAGGGCCGCGAGCTGTTCCGCGCTCAGGATGTAGAGGTCGGCCGCGTCCTTCACGAGCCCCACCGCGAGGAGTTGCTCGATCAGTTTTTCCCCGATGCCGCGCACGTCCATCGCGCTCCGGGAGACGAAGTAGCGCAGGCGCTCGAACTGCTGGGCCGGACAGGCGGGGTTGGGGCAGTAGGTGTTCGCGTCGCCCTCCGCGCGCACGGCCTCGTGGCCGCACTCGGGACAATGGGTGGGGAAGGCGTAGGGTTCGGCACCCTCCGGCCGCTTTTCGAGGACCACCCGCATGATCTGCGGAATCACGCCGCCCGACTTGCGGACGACCACCGTGTCGCCGATCCGCAGGTCCATGTCGCGGATGTAGTCCTCGTTGTGCAGGGTCGCTTTGGAGACGGTACTCCCCTCGATCAGCCGGGGCGAGAGGTGCGCCAGCGGCGCGAGTTTGCCGGTGCGGCCCACGTTGATCGTGATGCTCTCCAGCGTCGTCTCGACCTCCTCCACCGGGAACTTGTAGGCGATGGCCCAGCGGGGCGCGCGGCTGGTGAAGCCCGCCTCGGCCTGGAGGTTCAGGGGGTTGAGCTTGAGCACCGTGCCGTCCGCGTCGAACTCGAAGCTGGCGCGTTGCGTGACCATGCGGCGGTGGTAGTCAGCGGCGGCTTCCAGTCCGGTGAAGGTCTCGCTGTAGCGGCTGACCGGGAAGCCCTGCCCTTCCAGCCACTCCAGCACCTCCCCCTGGGACCGGACCGGAATGCCTCCCCGCCTGCCCAGCGCGTAGAAGAGCGCCTTGAGGTTGCGGGTGCGGGTCACCTCCGGGTCCTTCTGGCGCAGTGCCCCGGCGGCCCCATTGCGGGGGTTTTTCAGCAGCGGCAGGCCCAGCTCCTCGGCGCGGGCGTTGTAGGCGGCAAATTCGGCCCGGCTCATGTACACCTCGCCGCGCACCTCCAGCTCGCCCGTGAGGCCCGGCAGCTCGCGGGGAATGCCGGGCACCGTCAAAACCTGCTCGGTCACCATCTCGCCCGTCACGCCGTTGCCGCGCGTGGCCGCCCACTGCAAGACGCCGTCCACGTAGTACAGGTTCACGCTCAGGCCGTCGATCTTGAGTTCCCCCGTGTACGTGAAGCCGTCGTAGTCGGGGGGGAGGTTCAGTGCGCGGGCCAGCTTCTCCTGCCACTCGGCCAGCTCCTCGTCGTCGAACACGTTGTCGAGGCTGGTCATGGGGGTGGGGTGGTTCACGGGCTGGAAGGCCGAGCTGGGAGCGCCCCCGACCGCCTGGGTGGGCGTGCCCTCCTCCACCCACTCCGGGTGCGCCTCCTCGATGGCCCGCAGGTCGCGCACCAGCCGGTCGTACACGTCATCGGGGATTTCGGGGGCGTCCTGCTCGTGGTACGCGCGGGCGTGGCGCTCGACCTCGGCGCGCAGGGCCTGGTACTCGTCCAGGGTGGCTTGGACCGGGGACGTGCCTTGGGCGGGCTGACTCATGGCGGCAGCGTAGCATCGGCCTTTCGCCGGGGACGGGCTTATCCCAGACGATGGACCCCGCGGGACAAAGGCTGGATGAAGAAAGGTCGGACAGCTCATGGAGACCCTTCTCATCCACGTCAGCCGCCCATCATGTTGAACCGGGTCTAGACACGGGCAGATTTCCGTATACTCTGTTTTGGGTTTTCGTGCCCCCCCCTTTCAGAACACCACTCCACCGGAGGAAGACACATGCAGAAATTCGTGACGTTCGCCCTCGCCACCGCCGTGACCGCCGCCGCCACCCTCGCCGCCGCGCAGGGCGCCGTGCGGGTCGGCATCGCCTTTGACGCGGGCGGCAAGTTCGACAAGAGCTTCAACCAGAGCGCCTACGAGGGGACCCAGCGCGCCAGCAAGACCCTGGGCGTGCAGGTCAAGGACTTCGAGCCCAGCGACCCCAGCCAGACGGTGCAGGGCATCCGCTCGTTTGCCAACGAGGGCTTCGACCTGACCATCGGCGTGGGCTTTGCCAACAACGCCTCGATCACCCAGGTCGCCAAGGAGAACCCCGAGCTGTACTTCGGCCTGGTGGACGACGTGTCCCCCGCCAAGAACGTCGCCAGCCTGGTCTTCTCCGAGGAGCAGGGCAGCTACCTGGTGGGCTACCTGGCCGGGCTGAACTCCAGCACGGGCGTGGTGGGCTTTGTGGGCGGCATGGACGTGCCCCTGATCCACAAGTTCGAGGCGGGCTACACGGCGGGCGTGAAGGCTGCCAACCCCAGGGCGCGCGTGATCGCCCAGTACGTGGGCACCACCCCCGATGCGTGGAACAACCCCGGCCGGGCCAAGGAGATCGCCGCTTCCATGCGGGCGCGCGGCACCGACATCATCTTCGCGGCGGCGGGCGCGAGCGGCAACGGCGTGATCGACTACGTCAAGCAGACCCAGTGCCTCAAGGCGGCCAACCTCCCGTCGGGCGTGAAGTTCAACACCAACAACTTCGCCAAGGTGACCAAGAGCGCCAGCTACCAGAAGGCCTGCGCGGGCAACACCCGCCCGCTGTTCTTCATCGGTGTGGACTCGAACCAGAACTACCTGGGCGACTTCGACAAGAACCCCGCCACCCTCAACCACGGCCTGACCTCCATGCTCAAGCGCGTCGACAACGCGGTGTACGCGCTGATCAGGGACGTCAAGGACAACAAGTTCAAGGGCGGCGAGCGCCGCTTCGGCCTGAAGGAAAACGGCGTGGGCTACGCGGTGGACCAGTACAACCGCGCCCTGATCCCCAGCAGCCAGGTCGCCAAGGTCGAGGCCGCGAAGGCCCAGATCATCGCGGGCAAGATCAAGGTGCCCACGAAGTAAAGCCAGTGACTTTCCGGGAGGCGGCCCCCATGGGTCGCCTTCCTTCTTTGGTGCGGCCCCCGGTTTCCACCACCCGAACCTCCCGCCATTCGGGCGCATATTGACCGTTCAAATAAAGGCCGAGTAAACTCCGGGAGTCAGACAGCCAGGACATGAGGCCGAGTCTCGCGGGGGCGAGAGCCGCATGGCGACACCTGGACGCTCCCCGCTCAGTGCCTTCGGGACACCCGAAGGCGGTGCTGGGTACGGTTCCCCGCTCTGTTCCCTCGCTGACCCCTTCACCCGCCAGGTGAGGCCTGGCTCCCCAAGCTGCGCCACCCGCTCCACGTTCCCGGAGGAACCATGAAGAAAACGCTGCTCGCCTTGACCACCCTGGCCCTCGCCACCGGCGCCCTGGCCGCCGATCCGCCCCTTCCCAAGGCGCCCACCGGCAAGGTGACGCTGGAGGTCTGGTCGTGGGTGCCGGGCCTGGACAAGACCGTGCAGGCCTTCGAGAAGACCTACCCCAACATCGACGTGAAGGTGACCAACCTGGGCGGCGGGCCGCAGACCTACACCAAGCTCCGCACCGCGCTTCAGGCGGGCAGCGGCGCCCCCGATGTGGCGCAGATCGAGTACGGCTTCCTACCCGCCTTCGTGGACCTGGGCGGCCTGGAGGACCTGAGCAAGTACGGGGCGAACAACTACAAGAAGTACTTCGTGCCCTGGACCTGGGGCCAGGTCAGCCCTGACGGCAAGGCCGTGTTCGCCATCCCGCAGGACACCGGCCCCTTCGCCATGGTCTACCGCGCGGACCTGCTTCAGAAGTACGGCGTGGCGGCGCCGAAGACCTGGGCCGAGTACGAGAAGGCCGCCGACACCGTTCGCCAGAAGAGCGGCGGCAAGGTCAAGTTCGGCAACTTCTACTCCACCTACGCGCCGTGGTTCATGGCGCTCGCTTGGGCGGACGGTGGACAGTTCTTCCGCCGCGAGGGCGACGGCTGGGTGCAGACCCTGAACAACGCGAGCGCCAAGAAGGTGCTGAACTACTGGTACCGCCTGATCAAGAAGGGCGACGTGGGCACCCTCCAGGCCTTCACCGCCGACTACTGGAACGCGGCGGGCGCCGGACAGGTGGCTACCAACCTCGAAGCGGCCTGGGGTCCAGGCGGATACGCGGGCAGCCTGAAGGACAAGAGCGCCGGGCAGTGGCGGGCGGCCAACCTGCCCCAGTGGACGGCGGGCAACACCATTCGCAGCGGTAACTGGGGCGGCAGCTCCAGCGTCGTGACCACCCAGAGCAAGAACAAGGAGGCCGCGACCCTCTTCGCCCTGTGGCTCAACCTGTCGCAGAACGCCCTCACCAACAACTGGACCAACGGCGGCCTGTTCCCCGCCAGCGACGCGGGCCTGGACCTCGCGGTGCTGCGGGACAAGACGAAGAACCCCAGCAAGTTCTTCGGCGGGCAGGACATCAGCTCCGTGTACGCCCGGGCCAGCCGCGGGGTGAATGTGAACTTCCAGTGGGCCCCGTGGTTCCCCTTCGTGAACGACAACTTCAACAAGCAAATGGACCTGATGCTCAAGGGCCGCCTGACGCCCGATCAGGCGCTCGACGCCTGGCAGCGCGAGAGCCTCGCCGAGGCGAAGAAGCAGGGGTATACCGTCCGCTGAGCGCCTCCCCGCGCCAGCACCACAGGAGGGCCGGAGGCGCGTGCGTCCGGCGCCTCCTTTTCTTCTTTCCCCCACTCCGCACCCGAGGTTGACCCCTATGCGCCCAGTTTCAGGAGGTGCCTCGTGAAGGCACCGCGCATCGTCCCCTGGCTGTTCCTGGCCCCCTTTCTGCTGCTCTTTACCGCGTTCTACGTGGCCCCAGTCGTGTACGCCGGATACCTCAGCCTGTTCATCAAGAAGCGCGGCGCGTTCGGCCCGGCCCGCGACGTCTTCGGCGGGGTCGCCAACTACGTCCGCGCGTTTCAGGACTCCGATTTCCTCGCCAGCCTGCTGAACATCCTCAAGTTCGGGCTGGTGCAGGTGCCGCTGATGATTGTGCTCGCCACGGCCCTGGCCCTGATCCTCGACGGGGTGAAGGGCCGCGCGCAGGGCTTTTTCCGCACCGCCTTCTACCTGCCGTACACGATCCCCAGCGTGGTTGCGGGCCTGCTGTGGGGCTACCTGTACTCTAAGAACCTCTCGCCGTTCAACCAGATCACTGGGCTCCAGACCGACTTTCTGTCGAGCAGCGTGGTGCTGTGGAGCATCGCCAACATCGTCACGTGGACATGGACGGGGTACAACATGATTACGCTGTACGCCGCCCTCCAGAACATCCCCGGCGACCTGTACGAGGCCGCGCGCATCGACGGCGCGTCGAGCTGGACGCTGACCCGCTACATCAAGCTGCCGCTGCTGAAGCCCAGCCTGCTCCTCGTCCTGATCTTCTCCATCATAGGGACCATGCAGATCTTCGCGGAGCCCTTCGTGTTGCGGCCACTGGGCTACGTGCCCGACAACATCACGCCGAACACGTACCTGTACCTGGTGGCGAGCCGCGACGGGAACTTCAGCTACGCGGCGACGCTCGCTATTTTGCTCGCGGTGTTCACATTCCTGCTCAGCGCCGTGTTCCTGCGCTTCACCCGCCGGGGAGGTGAACTATGACGATCTCCCAGACCACACAGGCCAGGCCCACCTCCCGCCGCCTGCGCCCGCCGCGCTTCACGGCGCTGCAACTGCTCGCGCTGGGCCTGTTCGCCCTGTACTCGCTGCTGCCGCTGTGGTGGGTCCTGGTGACGATCTCCAAGGACAACGGGCAACTGTTCTCCACCTTCGGGCTGTGGTTCGCCGCGCCGGGACATCTCGCCGAGAACTGGCACACGCTCGTCACCCGCGACGACGGCATCTTCCTGCGCTGGCTGCTAAACAGCGTGCTGTACGCGGGGGCCTCGGCCATTGGCAGCATGTTCGTCAGCGCGGCGGCGGGCTACGCCTTCAGCGCGTACGACTTCCGGGGCAAGAATGCCCTCTTCGCCCTGATCCTCGCCACCATCATGGTGCCGGGCACCGCGCTCGTGCTGCCCCTCTTCCTGATGATGCAGAAGCTGGCGCTGCTGAACACGTACTGGGCCGTGATCCTGCCCGCGCTCGTGAACCCCTTCGGGCTGTACCTGATGCGGCTGTTCTGGGATGCGGGCTTTCCGCGCGAGCTGATGGAGGCAGCGCGCATCGACGGGGCGGGCGACTGGACGATCTTCCGGCAGCTCGGCCTGCCCCTGGTGCGCGGCGGGCTGGTCACGGTCGGCCTGTTCGCCTTCGTCGGCGCGTGGAACAACTTCTTCCTGCCGCTCGTGGTGGTGAACCGCAGCGAACTCTTCCCCCTCACGCTGGGCCTGAGCATCTGGAACCAGACGAGCAGTTCCAGTGGGCAGGAACCCCTTTACACCGTGATCGTGCTCGGCGCCCTCGTCTCCATCCTGCCGCTGCTCCTCGCCTTCCTGACGCTCGGCCGGTACTGGCAGGGCGGCCTGGCGACCGGCGCCGTGAAGGGCTGAACGTGCCTTTTTCCAAGGACTTTCGATGACCGAACCCTCTGCCCACTTAGAGCTGGGAAGTTGCGACTACCCTGAACACGTCCCAGAGGACCGCTGGGCCGGATATGCCCAGCAGCAGCGCGAGCTGGGCCTGACCTTCGTCCGCATCGCCGAATTCGCGTGGAGCCGTATCGAGCCGCGCCCCGGCGAGTACGACTGGGGCTGGCTGGACCGCGCGGTGGAGGCCTACCACGCCGAGGGGCTGCGGGTGGTCATGTGTACGCCCACAGCCACGCCCCCCGCCTGGCTGATCCGCGCCCACCCGGAAATCCTGCCGTACGACGCGCAGGGCCGCGTGCGGGAGTTCGGCTCGCGGCGGCACTACGACTTCGCGTCCCCCGTGTACCGGGAGCACTCGCGGCGAATTACCCGCGCCGTGGCCGAGCGGTACGGACAGCATCCCGCAGTCGTCGGCTGGCAGACGGACAACGAGTTCGCCTGTCACGGAACGGGCCGCTCCTACGGCGGGGCGAGCGCGGCGGCGTTCCCCGAGTGGCTGCGGCAGAGGTACGGCACGCTGGACGCGCTCAACGAGGCCTGGGGCAACGTCTTCTGGAGCATGGAGTACAGCGACTGGGAGCAGATCCGCCCGCCCGTCCTGACCGTGACGGAGCCCAACCCCAGCCACATCCTCGACTATTACCGCTTCGCCTCCGACCTGATCCGGGATTTCCAGGCGGAGCAGGTGGCGATCCTGCGGGAGCTGTCGCCCGGGCGCTTCGTCACCCACAACTTCATGATCTTCGAGTCGGGCTTCGACCACTACGAGGTCTCGCGGGGGCTGGATTTCGCCACCTGGGACAACTATCCGACCGGAATGCTGGAGTTCTTCGCGCCGCCGGGCACGGGGGAGGATGTGAAGACCCGCTACGCCCGCACCGGACACCCCGACCTGATCGCCTTCAACCACGACCTCTACCGGGGCGTGCTGGGGGGGCGCAACGGCCTGGGCCGCGAGGGCAAAGGCACGCCGAACGGCCCCTGGGTGATGGAGCAGGAGTGCGGGCCGGTGAACTGGGCCCCCTACAATGCGCAGCCCGCGCCGGGCGCGGTGCAACTCTGGACCGCGCAGGCCTGGGCACACGGGGCCGACGTGGTGAGCTACTTCCGCTGGCGCGCCGCCACAATGGCGCAGGAAGTCATGCACTCCGGCCTGCTGGGCCACGACGAGCGGCCCACCCGGGGGTACGCGGAGGTCGCGGCGCTGGACCTGAGCCAGTTCCCGGTGGGCCCTGTGCCCGCCCGCGTCGCCCTGCTGCACGACTACGAGAGCCT is part of the Deinococcus apachensis DSM 19763 genome and encodes:
- a CDS encoding Asp23/Gls24 family envelope stress response protein, translating into MDVEISKSVLTDIAATTLEGIEGIEVAHASLKVGEVLRQQGGARRPRALKVTREGQTVIIDVGLNVEYGRNLVGLAHQAQRSVCENVELMTGLKVKAVNVTVLGVTLPKGASA
- a CDS encoding extracellular solute-binding protein — protein: MKKTLLALTTLALATGALAADPPLPKAPTGKVTLEVWSWVPGLDKTVQAFEKTYPNIDVKVTNLGGGPQTYTKLRTALQAGSGAPDVAQIEYGFLPAFVDLGGLEDLSKYGANNYKKYFVPWTWGQVSPDGKAVFAIPQDTGPFAMVYRADLLQKYGVAAPKTWAEYEKAADTVRQKSGGKVKFGNFYSTYAPWFMALAWADGGQFFRREGDGWVQTLNNASAKKVLNYWYRLIKKGDVGTLQAFTADYWNAAGAGQVATNLEAAWGPGGYAGSLKDKSAGQWRAANLPQWTAGNTIRSGNWGGSSSVVTTQSKNKEAATLFALWLNLSQNALTNNWTNGGLFPASDAGLDLAVLRDKTKNPSKFFGGQDISSVYARASRGVNVNFQWAPWFPFVNDNFNKQMDLMLKGRLTPDQALDAWQRESLAEAKKQGYTVR
- a CDS encoding beta-galactosidase, with translation MTEPSAHLELGSCDYPEHVPEDRWAGYAQQQRELGLTFVRIAEFAWSRIEPRPGEYDWGWLDRAVEAYHAEGLRVVMCTPTATPPAWLIRAHPEILPYDAQGRVREFGSRRHYDFASPVYREHSRRITRAVAERYGQHPAVVGWQTDNEFACHGTGRSYGGASAAAFPEWLRQRYGTLDALNEAWGNVFWSMEYSDWEQIRPPVLTVTEPNPSHILDYYRFASDLIRDFQAEQVAILRELSPGRFVTHNFMIFESGFDHYEVSRGLDFATWDNYPTGMLEFFAPPGTGEDVKTRYARTGHPDLIAFNHDLYRGVLGGRNGLGREGKGTPNGPWVMEQECGPVNWAPYNAQPAPGAVQLWTAQAWAHGADVVSYFRWRAATMAQEVMHSGLLGHDERPTRGYAEVAALDLSQFPVGPVPARVALLHDYESLWLYDAQPHSASMSYWAQTVAYYSALRSLGVDVDVVSADADLSGYGVLVAPAITLMMPERAERWAEAVRGGARLVCGPRTAFRTPSGQTWTDGQFGPLSSLVGARLRQYDSLRPGLEDAVSGGYSARFWAESYRLEGAQATHTYEGGPLDGEPAVIQHGDVTVIGAHSEALIPDVLREVLGAAGVTTADLPEGVRLSRRAGATLVQNWTGQPVEWQGRTLGPVSFEVMAEG
- a CDS encoding BMP family lipoprotein produces the protein MQKFVTFALATAVTAAATLAAAQGAVRVGIAFDAGGKFDKSFNQSAYEGTQRASKTLGVQVKDFEPSDPSQTVQGIRSFANEGFDLTIGVGFANNASITQVAKENPELYFGLVDDVSPAKNVASLVFSEEQGSYLVGYLAGLNSSTGVVGFVGGMDVPLIHKFEAGYTAGVKAANPRARVIAQYVGTTPDAWNNPGRAKEIAASMRARGTDIIFAAAGASGNGVIDYVKQTQCLKAANLPSGVKFNTNNFAKVTKSASYQKACAGNTRPLFFIGVDSNQNYLGDFDKNPATLNHGLTSMLKRVDNAVYALIRDVKDNKFKGGERRFGLKENGVGYAVDQYNRALIPSSQVAKVEAAKAQIIAGKIKVPTK
- a CDS encoding carbohydrate ABC transporter permease; the protein is MKAPRIVPWLFLAPFLLLFTAFYVAPVVYAGYLSLFIKKRGAFGPARDVFGGVANYVRAFQDSDFLASLLNILKFGLVQVPLMIVLATALALILDGVKGRAQGFFRTAFYLPYTIPSVVAGLLWGYLYSKNLSPFNQITGLQTDFLSSSVVLWSIANIVTWTWTGYNMITLYAALQNIPGDLYEAARIDGASSWTLTRYIKLPLLKPSLLLVLIFSIIGTMQIFAEPFVLRPLGYVPDNITPNTYLYLVASRDGNFSYAATLAILLAVFTFLLSAVFLRFTRRGGEL
- the ligA gene encoding NAD-dependent DNA ligase LigA, encoding MSQPAQGTSPVQATLDEYQALRAEVERHARAYHEQDAPEIPDDVYDRLVRDLRAIEEAHPEWVEEGTPTQAVGGAPSSAFQPVNHPTPMTSLDNVFDDEELAEWQEKLARALNLPPDYDGFTYTGELKIDGLSVNLYYVDGVLQWAATRGNGVTGEMVTEQVLTVPGIPRELPGLTGELEVRGEVYMSRAEFAAYNARAEELGLPLLKNPRNGAAGALRQKDPEVTRTRNLKALFYALGRRGGIPVRSQGEVLEWLEGQGFPVSRYSETFTGLEAAADYHRRMVTQRASFEFDADGTVLKLNPLNLQAEAGFTSRAPRWAIAYKFPVEEVETTLESITINVGRTGKLAPLAHLSPRLIEGSTVSKATLHNEDYIRDMDLRIGDTVVVRKSGGVIPQIMRVVLEKRPEGAEPYAFPTHCPECGHEAVRAEGDANTYCPNPACPAQQFERLRYFVSRSAMDVRGIGEKLIEQLLAVGLVKDAADLYILSAEQLAALERSGEKKASNILAQLEASKTRPLWRLINALGISHVGERNAQALARAFGTLDALLAATPEQIEAVPGMGGILAQSVTAALADENMRGLIRRLRGRGLNPVEETAPRGDALAGLSFVLTGTLSRPREEVKAQLEAAGGRVTGSVTKKTSYLVAGEEAGSKLDRARELGIPVLDEAGLAALLEERGV
- a CDS encoding carbohydrate ABC transporter permease, with translation MTISQTTQARPTSRRLRPPRFTALQLLALGLFALYSLLPLWWVLVTISKDNGQLFSTFGLWFAAPGHLAENWHTLVTRDDGIFLRWLLNSVLYAGASAIGSMFVSAAAGYAFSAYDFRGKNALFALILATIMVPGTALVLPLFLMMQKLALLNTYWAVILPALVNPFGLYLMRLFWDAGFPRELMEAARIDGAGDWTIFRQLGLPLVRGGLVTVGLFAFVGAWNNFFLPLVVVNRSELFPLTLGLSIWNQTSSSSGQEPLYTVIVLGALVSILPLLLAFLTLGRYWQGGLATGAVKG